A region of the Candidatus Kryptonium sp. genome:
AGGGTTGGAGAGTTAAAGTGTATGTCCGTGAGGTGGTGAGAAATAATAGATGGGATTTGGGCGAAGATGTGATATTCTTAGAGCGTGGGACAACAAATAGAACTACATGGCAAGTAATCTTTGAGAGAGTTAGAGATAGCGTTGGAAGCACTGTGGTTGAATATATCTATCCGAGAATTGGCGTAGATTTACGCGAAGGCGATGAGTTTTGGGTTAGAACTAAAAGAAGTTTCAATACTTTAGAAGGTGGAGTTGTTGATGTGGATAGTTTTAGGTTGGAGGTCAGAGGGCATAGATATGATAAGGAATTAGCGCGGAGCTTACTGGATAGAATAAAAGTGGTTCCAAATCCATATGTCGGTATAAATGAGCTTGAGCCGGTTAGCAAGCTGCCAGGTCAAGTGAGAGGTGAGAGAAGGATATACTTTGATGGGTTACCAAAGGAATGTGTGATAAGGATATATACATTGAGCGGGGAATTAGTTAAAGAGATACATCATAATGGCGGGGTTGATAATGGTCGTGTGTATTGGAACTTGTTAAACCGAGATGGATTAGGAGTAAGTTATGGAGTTTACATAGCTCATATTGAGGCTCCCGGTATAGGCGAAAAGTTAATTAAATTTGCCATAATTAAGTAAACAAAGTTTCGGAGAAACGCTATGAAAAGAAGAATTTTAAAAGTTTGTGTTGTGTTTATACTTGGGTTTTCAATTTCCATGGCACAAATCGGAAGCAGTTTGACGAAGACAGGAACAACATCCGCTCAATTCTTAAAAATTGGAATAGGTGCAAGAGCTATTGGAATGGGTGGAGCTTTTAATTCAATTGCTGATGATATAAGTTCAATATATTGGAATCCAGCTGGTTTAAGTAGGATAACTGGTAGAGGTGAGGCAACTTTCAACTATGTTGATTGGCTTATGGATATAAAATATAGTTTTGCAGCTTTTGCGTTAAACTTGGGAAATCTCGGGACGATCGGGATGCAAATTTCCTCGCTTACAATGGGGGAAATGGAAGTTAGAACTGTTGAAATGCCTGATGGTACTGGTGAAAGGTTCAAGGCAGGTGGATTGATGATGGGTATTTCATATGCGAGACAATTAACTGATAGGTTCGCGATTGGTTTTAACGCGAAATATGTTAGAGAGTATATCTGGCACGAAGCTGCACAAGGTTTCGCTCTTGACTTTGGGACTTTGTATATAACTCCATTTTTAAATGGGATGAGAATTGGCGCCAGCATGTCAAACTATGGAACGAAGATGCAACTTACAGGTCGTGATTTGATAATAATCTATACAGTTGGTGGTGGAACAGGAAATAATATAAACGCATATATTCAAACTGATAAGTTTGAAATGCCACTGATATTTAGAGTAGGGCTTTCAAATGATTTTATA
Encoded here:
- a CDS encoding PorV/PorQ family protein; the encoded protein is MKRRILKVCVVFILGFSISMAQIGSSLTKTGTTSAQFLKIGIGARAIGMGGAFNSIADDISSIYWNPAGLSRITGRGEATFNYVDWLMDIKYSFAAFALNLGNLGTIGMQISSLTMGEMEVRTVEMPDGTGERFKAGGLMMGISYARQLTDRFAIGFNAKYVREYIWHEAAQGFALDFGTLYITPFLNGMRIGASMSNYGTKMQLTGRDLIIIYTVGGGTGNNINAYIQTDKFEMPLIFRVGLSNDFIKTESQRLTTAIDAIHPNDNTEYLNLGVEYSFKEIFFLRGGYKSLFEKGGEQRYTFGAGIRYSLAKGVAFVVDYAYLDFGRLKNVQYITLSVKF